The genomic stretch GCTGGAGAGCGGCGCCTTCTACGGCGCGCTGCTAGGGCGCGAGCCGGTCGAAAGCGCGCCGACCTTCGTGCTGTTCGTGCTCGACAACGGCTTCAAGCTTGGCCTCTGGTCCCGGCATACGGTCGAGCCGGCGGCGGCAGCGGGCGGTGGCGGCGCAGAGATCGTGTTTGCGCTCAAGACGCCTGACGCGGTCGATGCCACCCACGCCGACTGGGCCGGGCGCGGGTTGAAGATCCTGCAGCCACCGACCGACTTGGATTTCGGCCGCACCTTCGTTGCGCTCGACCCCGACAATCATCGCCTTCGTGTCTACTGGCTGTCAGATGGGGAACAGAAATGAGCGCGTACTGGATCGCGGTTGCGTCGGCCGAGCATGTCCGGCGTGGTCGGGCCGCCGGCTTCATGCAGGTCAACCACGGCAAGGCGGCTCCGCAGTGCCGTGTCAAACCCGGCGACGGCATCATCTATTATTCGCCGACCACGATTTTGGGCGAAAAGGATGGCCTGCAGGCTTTCACCGCAATCGGCACCGTGCGGGAAGGCGAGCCCTATCAAGGCGACATGGGCGGCGGCTTCACGCCGTTCCGCCGCGACGTCGAGTGGGTGGCGGCTGAAGAAGCGCCGATCAAGCCATTGCTCGACCGACTGGACTTCACCGCCGGCAAGTCGAACTGGGGGTATCAGCTTCGCTTTGGTCTCTTCGAAATCACCGATCACGATTTTCGTCTGATCGCCGACGCGATGGGTGCCGCGAAAAAGCTTGCAGCGGCTACGGCTTGAGCGCCTTGTAGACGGCGATGCCGGCGGCAAGGTCCTCAAGTGCCGCGCCAACCGACTTGAACAGCGTGATCTCGTCGGCGCTCGCGCGGCCCTTCTTCTGGCCGCGCGCCAGTTCATGCAGGTCGGCGATGATTGCTTCCGGCTTCAACACGCCCGATGCAAGCGGGATGACGATGTCGCCGGCCTCCTTGGTGGCGCCGGCGCGGGTGTCGACATAGACGCTGGTGCGCGCGATCGCATCGTCGTCGCTTTCGCGCATGGTCGGCGTGAAGCCACCGACCATGTCGACATGGGCCCCCGGCTTCAGCAGCACGCCCTTGATCAGCGGCGTGGTGGCGATCGTTGCCGAGGAAATGATGTCGGCCTCGGCAAGTTCGGCATCGAGATCACTTGCAGCACTCGCCGCGAGGCCGTCGGCGCGCAGATCGGCCGCGACTTTCTCGGCGTTGGCCGGGGTGCGGTTCCAGATGCGGATGGTCTTGATCGGCCGCACGGCTGCATGCGCTTTGGCGAGAAAGGGTGACAGTGCGCCGGCGCCGATCACCAGCAGCCTGGAGGCGTCCTCGCGTGCCAGATAGGAAGCCGCCAGCGCCGAGGCGCAGGCGGTGCGCCACTGCGTCAGCCGTTGGCCGTCGATCAGGGCTTCCGGTTCGCCGGTGGCGCCATTGAGCAGGAGATAGAGCCCCATCACCGCCGGCTTGCCGATGGCGTTGTTGTCTGGCGAGACAGTGACGATCTTGACGCCGATATAGCCGCCGGAAGATGTGCCGGCAGCGTTGAAATCGGTCCATGCCGGCATCAGCAGCAAGGTCGAGGCCGCACCATCGGGCCGTTCGACCGCGTGATGATGCCTGACCGGCTGCACCGCGCCGTCGCGGAAAGCCGTGCGCAGCGTCTCGACCAGTCCAGGAAAGGTCAGCGCATGATCGACCTCGGCGGCCGAAATGGTCAGCATGGAAAGCTCCGTGGAAAGAAAGCCGCCGGCCGACGGCTCAATTGGTCGGCTTCGGCAATGCGGACCCTTGGGCTGACCCCTGGATCGGTCCCTGCGGTGCCGATGGCACGCGGCTGACCGCCTGGCGCAGGTTTTCGGCCTCGACGCCGCGCTGGCGCGCCAGTTTGCGGTAGCGGCCCTGCTTGACCCATGTCGCCAGGCTGCCGACGATCATGCCGATGGCGAGCGCCAGGAACAGGAAAATGAACAACGGCAAGGTGAGCGTCAGCTTCGGATTGCCGGGATTGAACGGGTCCAGCGTGAAGGCGACGAGTTCGCGATTGGCGACGGCCAAGGCAATCAGAATGATCGCCAAGGGTACGAAGACCACGATGAGCATGAAACGGTTGAGCATTATGTTTTCCGTCGGAAGCTGGCGCTGAAGTCGCGCTTACTTGCCGCCGTTCAGCCTTTCGCGCAGTTCCTTGCCGGTCTTGAAGAACGGCACCCATTTCTCCTCGACCTCGACGGATTCGCCGGTTCGCGGGTTGCGGCCGGTGCGGGCGGGGCGGTTTTTCACCGAAAAAGCACCGAAGCCGCGCAGCTCGACCCGGTTGCCCTCAGCAAGGGCGTCGGTGATCTCGTCGAAGATCGCGCCGACAATGTTTTCGACGTCGCGCAGGAAAAGATGCGGATTGCGCGTGGCAATAATCTGCACAAGTTCGGACTTGATCATCAGACGGGTCCCCGTGAAAGCAGTGCGGTCGAAATTATGAGGATGATTTTATTGGCTTTTTAGCTGTCCCAAACCGCGCTCAAGGGTGCCAGACGGAAACGAGGCCGTCAAGAAACAAGCGGTCGGCGCCAAGCTCGTGGATGACATCGCTGCTTGAGTCCGGCAGTCCGAGTGCGCTGCCGGCCATTTTCACCATGGCTTTTGACCACAGGAAGCTGCCGCGCCGGTCCGTGTCCTTCCATTCAACCACCTTGAGCTTGGCATCGACACCCTTGGTCGCGAGCCAGTCGATCGCCTCGGTCTCCCCGCCGACGGCATCGATCAGGCCGTTGGCGACGCCCTGGCGGCCGGTGAAGATCGACCCGTCGGCA from Mesorhizobium sp. NZP2077 encodes the following:
- a CDS encoding VOC family protein, whose protein sequence is MTTPNFVILYVDQPLESGAFYGALLGREPVESAPTFVLFVLDNGFKLGLWSRHTVEPAAAAGGGGAEIVFALKTPDAVDATHADWAGRGLKILQPPTDLDFGRTFVALDPDNHRLRVYWLSDGEQK
- a CDS encoding EVE domain-containing protein produces the protein MSAYWIAVASAEHVRRGRAAGFMQVNHGKAAPQCRVKPGDGIIYYSPTTILGEKDGLQAFTAIGTVREGEPYQGDMGGGFTPFRRDVEWVAAEEAPIKPLLDRLDFTAGKSNWGYQLRFGLFEITDHDFRLIADAMGAAKKLAAATA
- a CDS encoding ornithine cyclodeaminase family protein, yielding MLTISAAEVDHALTFPGLVETLRTAFRDGAVQPVRHHHAVERPDGAASTLLLMPAWTDFNAAGTSSGGYIGVKIVTVSPDNNAIGKPAVMGLYLLLNGATGEPEALIDGQRLTQWRTACASALAASYLAREDASRLLVIGAGALSPFLAKAHAAVRPIKTIRIWNRTPANAEKVAADLRADGLAASAASDLDAELAEADIISSATIATTPLIKGVLLKPGAHVDMVGGFTPTMRESDDDAIARTSVYVDTRAGATKEAGDIVIPLASGVLKPEAIIADLHELARGQKKGRASADEITLFKSVGAALEDLAAGIAVYKALKP
- a CDS encoding DUF1049 domain-containing protein, whose amino-acid sequence is MLNRFMLIVVFVPLAIILIALAVANRELVAFTLDPFNPGNPKLTLTLPLFIFLFLALAIGMIVGSLATWVKQGRYRKLARQRGVEAENLRQAVSRVPSAPQGPIQGSAQGSALPKPTN
- a CDS encoding integration host factor subunit beta, with amino-acid sequence MIKSELVQIIATRNPHLFLRDVENIVGAIFDEITDALAEGNRVELRGFGAFSVKNRPARTGRNPRTGESVEVEEKWVPFFKTGKELRERLNGGK